From Lolium perenne isolate Kyuss_39 chromosome 5, Kyuss_2.0, whole genome shotgun sequence, a single genomic window includes:
- the LOC127299919 gene encoding uncharacterized protein isoform X1: MSRLLPRITALPSRRRSHSPVISPALAASLAQLLATRSTNPAWARSLAALLPSPLSDGRLADAVESLPDPDLALALLSWSRSHSRRRHDAIPAATPIAHSALLRLLARSARFDAVEATLHDMSHAGVAPTRACLGALVAAYADAGMEAKAAETCDRVRAQHGTLPAATHVNRLLRLLVERRRWKDARKLYDEMLAEEGGADDYSTCVMVRGLCLEGRVEKGLKLIEARWGAGCLPHTVFYNVLIDGYCRRGDMGRALLLLGEMETKALLPTVVTYGTLMSWLGRKGDLEKIACLLSEMRERRLSPNVQIYNSVIDALCKCRSAAQAMAVLKQMFASGCDPDVVTFNTLISGLCREGRVLEAERLLREAIRREVNPNLFSFTSLIHGFCTRGEVMAASNLLVEMMERGYTPDVVTFGALIHGLVVAGQVSEALLIREKMTARQLIPDVNIYNVLISGLCKKKMLPAARNLLAEMLEQNIHPDKFVYTTLIDGFIRSESLGEARKIFEFMEQKGVHPDVVGYNAMIKGYCQFGMMNEAILCMNSMRKVGCIPDEFTYTTLITGYGKQGNIIGALRLLCDMMKRRCRPNVVTYSSLINGYCKLGDTYAAEGLFANMQSDGLFPNVITYTILIGSLFKKDEVIKADVYFEHMLLNRCSPSDITLHCLVTGLTNSMACIISPNCSSTVKMHDKHALLDIFKGLVNDKWDPRNSAYNSIIFSMCRHNMLGKALDIIDKMANKGYSPDSVTFISLLYGFCSVGKSKDWRSILPNEFRRDQLEIASRYTILFNQYVAKSVSCEVSSALQLYLEECRSS; the protein is encoded by the coding sequence ATGTCCAGGCTCCTGCCCCGCATCACCGCTCTCCCCAGCCGCCGCCGCAGCCACAGCCCGGTCATCTCCCCCGCCCTCGCGGCGTCGCTCGCGCAGCTCCTCGCCACCCGCTCCACCAACCCGGCCTGGGCCCGCTCCCTCGCCGCGCTcctcccctcccctctctccGACGGCCGTCTCGCCGACGCCGTCGAGTCCCTGCCCGACCCCGACCTCGCCCTCGCGCTCCTCTCGTGGTCGCGTTCCCACTCCCGCCGCCGCCATGACGCCATCCCCgccgccacgcccatcgcgcactCCGCCCTCCTGCGCCTCCTCGCCCGGTCCGCACGCTTCGacgccgtggaagccacgctccaCGACATGTCCCACGCGGGCGTCGCGCCCACGCGCGCTTGCCTCGGCGCGCTCGTGGCCGCCTACGCCGACGCCGGGATGGAAGCGAAGGCCGCCGAGACGTGCGACCGCGTCAGAGCACAACACGGAACGCTCCCTGCGGCGACCCACGTCAACCGCCTCCTCAGGCTCCTTGTCGAGAGGCGGCGGTGGAAGGACGCCCGCAAGCTGTATGACGAAATGCTTGCCGAGGAAGGCGGCGCGGACGATTACAGCACGTGCGTGATGGTCAGGGGCCTGTGCCTGGAAGGGCGGGTCGAGAAGGGGTTGAAGTTGATCGAGGCGAGGTGGGGGGCGGGGTGCCTGCCGCATACCGTGTTCTACAATGTCTTGATCGATGGGTATTGTCGGCGCGGGGACATGGGCAGGGCGCTGTTGCTCTTGGGCGAGATGGAGACGAAGGCGTTACTGCCGACCGTGGTAACGTATGGGACTCTTATGAGCTGGCTCGGGAGGAAGGGTGACCTGGAGAAGATTGCTTGTTTGCTTTCGGAGATGCGAGAAAGAAGGTTGTCGCCCAATGTCCAGATTTATAACAGTGTCATTGACGCTTTGTGCAAATGCCGGTCTGCAGCTCAGGCGATGGCGGTCTTGAAGCAGATGTTTGCAAGTGGCTGCGACCCAGATGTCGTCACTTTTAATACTTTGATATCTGGACTCTGCCGGGAAGGCCGCGTTCTAGAAGCTGAGCGTCTTTTGAGGGAGGCCATTAGGAGGGAGGTAAACCCAAATCTATTTAGCTTTACTTCACTGATTCATGGCTTCTGCACTAGGGGagaagtgatggctgcatccaattTGCTTGTGGAAATGATGGAAAGAGGGTATACTCCTGATGTGGTCACATTTGGTGCCCTGATTCATGGTCTTGTTGTTGCTGGGCAAGTCAGCGAGGCCTTGCTTATCCGTGAGAAGATGACAGCGAGACAGCTTATTCCTGATGTTAACATATACAATGTATTGATTAGTGGCCTATGCAAGAAGAAGATGCTTCCTGCAGCTAGGAACCTTCTCGCAGAGATGCTTGAGCAAAATATCCACCCTGATAAATTTGTCTACACCACATTGATCGATGGGTTCATTAGGAGTGAGAGTCTTGGCGAGGCAAGGAAAATATTCGAATTCATGGAACAAAAGGGTGTCCACCCTGACGTTGTTGGCTATAATGCTATGATAAAAGGATACTGCCAGTTTGGAATGATGAATGAGGCTATTCTATGCATGAACAGCATGAGAAAGGTTGGGTGTATCCCAGATGAGTTTACATATACTACACTCATCACTGGCTATGGTAAACAAGGTAATATCATTGGAGCTCTAAGGTTATTGTGTGATATGATGAAACGGAGATGCCGACCAAATGTTGTTACCTACTCGTCACTAATAAATGGATACTGCAAGCTAGGTGATACATATGCCGCAGAAGGTCTGTTCGCAAACATGCAATCTGATGGCCTGTTTCCAAATGTGATAACTTATACCATTCTAATTGGCAGCCTGTTTAAAAAGGATGAAGTGATCAAAGCTGATGTGTATTTCGAACACATGTTGCTTAATCGGTGTTCTCCTAGCGATATCACACTGCATTGCTTAGTTACTGGTCTCACTAACAGTATGGCTTGTATCATCAGTCCAAACTGCAGTAGTACAGTTAAGATGCATGACAAACATGCTCTTTTGGACATATTCAAGGGTTTGGTTAATGACAAATGGGATCCAAGAAATTCAGCTTACAATTCTATTATCTTTAGCATGTGCAGACATAATATGCTTGGAAAGGCATTGGACATAATAGATAAGATGGCAAACAAAGGGTACTCACCAGACTCTGTCACTTTCATTTCACTTCTGTATGGCTTTTGTTCTGTTGGCAAATCAAAGGATTGGAGGAGCATCCTTCCGAATGAATTTCGGCGAGATCAACTTGAGATAGCCTCGAGGTACACAATACTATTTAACCAATATGTAGCAAAATCAGTTAGTTGTGAAGTCTCTAGTGCCCTGCAGTTATATCTCGAAGAATGTAGATCCTCATAA
- the LOC127299919 gene encoding uncharacterized protein isoform X2 — MSRLLPRITALPSRRRSHSPVISPALAASLAQLLATRSTNPAWARSLAALLPSPLSDGRLADAVESLPDPDLALALLSWSRSHSRRRHDAIPAATPIAHSALLRLLARSARFDAVEATLHDMSHAGVAPTRACLGALVAAYADAGMEAKAAETCDRVRAQHGTLPAATHVNRLLRLLVERRRWKDARKLYDEMLAEEGGADDYSTCVMVRGLCLEGRVEKGLKLIEARWGAGCLPHTVFYNVLIDGYCRRGDMGRALLLLGEMETKALLPTVVTYGTLMSWLGRKGDLEKIACLLSEMRERRLSPNVQIYNSVIDALCKCRSAAQAMAVLKQMFASGCDPDVVTFNTLISGLCREGRVLEAERLLREAIRREVNPNLFSFTSLIHGFCTRGEVMAASNLLVEMMERGYTPDVVTFGALIHGLVVAGQVSEALLIREKMTARQLIPDVNIYNVLISGLCKKKMLPAARNLLAEMLEQNIHPDKFVYTTLIDGFIRSESLGEARKIFEFMEQKGVHPDVVGYNAMIKGYCQFGMMNEAILCMNSMRKVGCIPDEFTYTTLITGYGKQGNIIGALRLLCDMMKRRCRPNVVTYSSLINGYCKLGDTYAAEGLFANMQSDGLFPNVITYTILIGSLFKKDEVIKADVYFEHMLLNRCSPSDITLHCLVTGLTNSMACIISPNCSSTVKMHDKHALLDIFKGLVNDKWDPRNSAYNSIIFSMCRHNMLGKALDIIDKMANKGYSPDSVTFISLLYGFCSVGKSKDWRSILPNEFRRDQLEIASSKSRQ; from the exons ATGTCCAGGCTCCTGCCCCGCATCACCGCTCTCCCCAGCCGCCGCCGCAGCCACAGCCCGGTCATCTCCCCCGCCCTCGCGGCGTCGCTCGCGCAGCTCCTCGCCACCCGCTCCACCAACCCGGCCTGGGCCCGCTCCCTCGCCGCGCTcctcccctcccctctctccGACGGCCGTCTCGCCGACGCCGTCGAGTCCCTGCCCGACCCCGACCTCGCCCTCGCGCTCCTCTCGTGGTCGCGTTCCCACTCCCGCCGCCGCCATGACGCCATCCCCgccgccacgcccatcgcgcactCCGCCCTCCTGCGCCTCCTCGCCCGGTCCGCACGCTTCGacgccgtggaagccacgctccaCGACATGTCCCACGCGGGCGTCGCGCCCACGCGCGCTTGCCTCGGCGCGCTCGTGGCCGCCTACGCCGACGCCGGGATGGAAGCGAAGGCCGCCGAGACGTGCGACCGCGTCAGAGCACAACACGGAACGCTCCCTGCGGCGACCCACGTCAACCGCCTCCTCAGGCTCCTTGTCGAGAGGCGGCGGTGGAAGGACGCCCGCAAGCTGTATGACGAAATGCTTGCCGAGGAAGGCGGCGCGGACGATTACAGCACGTGCGTGATGGTCAGGGGCCTGTGCCTGGAAGGGCGGGTCGAGAAGGGGTTGAAGTTGATCGAGGCGAGGTGGGGGGCGGGGTGCCTGCCGCATACCGTGTTCTACAATGTCTTGATCGATGGGTATTGTCGGCGCGGGGACATGGGCAGGGCGCTGTTGCTCTTGGGCGAGATGGAGACGAAGGCGTTACTGCCGACCGTGGTAACGTATGGGACTCTTATGAGCTGGCTCGGGAGGAAGGGTGACCTGGAGAAGATTGCTTGTTTGCTTTCGGAGATGCGAGAAAGAAGGTTGTCGCCCAATGTCCAGATTTATAACAGTGTCATTGACGCTTTGTGCAAATGCCGGTCTGCAGCTCAGGCGATGGCGGTCTTGAAGCAGATGTTTGCAAGTGGCTGCGACCCAGATGTCGTCACTTTTAATACTTTGATATCTGGACTCTGCCGGGAAGGCCGCGTTCTAGAAGCTGAGCGTCTTTTGAGGGAGGCCATTAGGAGGGAGGTAAACCCAAATCTATTTAGCTTTACTTCACTGATTCATGGCTTCTGCACTAGGGGagaagtgatggctgcatccaattTGCTTGTGGAAATGATGGAAAGAGGGTATACTCCTGATGTGGTCACATTTGGTGCCCTGATTCATGGTCTTGTTGTTGCTGGGCAAGTCAGCGAGGCCTTGCTTATCCGTGAGAAGATGACAGCGAGACAGCTTATTCCTGATGTTAACATATACAATGTATTGATTAGTGGCCTATGCAAGAAGAAGATGCTTCCTGCAGCTAGGAACCTTCTCGCAGAGATGCTTGAGCAAAATATCCACCCTGATAAATTTGTCTACACCACATTGATCGATGGGTTCATTAGGAGTGAGAGTCTTGGCGAGGCAAGGAAAATATTCGAATTCATGGAACAAAAGGGTGTCCACCCTGACGTTGTTGGCTATAATGCTATGATAAAAGGATACTGCCAGTTTGGAATGATGAATGAGGCTATTCTATGCATGAACAGCATGAGAAAGGTTGGGTGTATCCCAGATGAGTTTACATATACTACACTCATCACTGGCTATGGTAAACAAGGTAATATCATTGGAGCTCTAAGGTTATTGTGTGATATGATGAAACGGAGATGCCGACCAAATGTTGTTACCTACTCGTCACTAATAAATGGATACTGCAAGCTAGGTGATACATATGCCGCAGAAGGTCTGTTCGCAAACATGCAATCTGATGGCCTGTTTCCAAATGTGATAACTTATACCATTCTAATTGGCAGCCTGTTTAAAAAGGATGAAGTGATCAAAGCTGATGTGTATTTCGAACACATGTTGCTTAATCGGTGTTCTCCTAGCGATATCACACTGCATTGCTTAGTTACTGGTCTCACTAACAGTATGGCTTGTATCATCAGTCCAAACTGCAGTAGTACAGTTAAGATGCATGACAAACATGCTCTTTTGGACATATTCAAGGGTTTGGTTAATGACAAATGGGATCCAAGAAATTCAGCTTACAATTCTATTATCTTTAGCATGTGCAGACATAATATGCTTGGAAAGGCATTGGACATAATAGATAAGATGGCAAACAAAGGGTACTCACCAGACTCTGTCACTTTCATTTCACTTCTGTATGGCTTTTGTTCTGTTGGCAAATCAAAGGATTGGAGGAGCATCCTTCCGAATGAATTTCGGCGAGATCAACTTGAGATAGCCTCGAG CAAATCGAGACAGTAA